In Haloterrigena turkmenica DSM 5511, a single genomic region encodes these proteins:
- the dpsA gene encoding DNA starvation/stationary phase protection protein DpsA: MSTQKSVQQEAGTVEENALRLEPEKAEQIIEALNRDLADSYVLYHQLHKHHWNVEGAEFLDIHVFLQEVYEDVEEAADDLAERLQALGGVPHANMTTLAEKATVEPEDEDVYDIRTSLENDLEMMGDIIESNRQHIELAENLGDHATAQMLREQLVTIEEHAHHIEHYLEDDTLVLESATN, from the coding sequence ATGAGTACGCAGAAGTCCGTTCAGCAGGAGGCCGGCACCGTCGAGGAGAACGCGCTCAGACTCGAGCCCGAGAAGGCCGAGCAGATCATCGAGGCGCTGAACCGCGACCTCGCGGATTCCTACGTCCTCTACCACCAGCTCCACAAGCACCACTGGAACGTCGAGGGCGCGGAGTTCCTCGATATTCACGTCTTCCTCCAGGAGGTCTACGAGGACGTCGAGGAGGCGGCCGACGATCTCGCCGAGCGGCTCCAGGCGCTGGGCGGCGTTCCGCACGCGAACATGACGACGCTGGCCGAGAAAGCCACCGTCGAGCCCGAGGACGAGGACGTCTACGACATCCGGACGTCGCTCGAGAACGACCTCGAGATGATGGGCGACATCATCGAGAGCAACCGCCAGCACATCGAACTCGCCGAGAACTTAGGCGACCACGCGACCGCCCAGATGCTCCGCGAGCAGCTCGTGACCATCGAGGAACACGCCCACCACATCGAGCACTACCTCGAGGACGACACGCTGGTCCTCGAGTCGGCGACGAACTAA
- a CDS encoding metal-dependent transcriptional regulator, giving the protein MTDAPQYLLVIYRAIREAGDEEPIAPGYVAEELDRSPSTATETLQRLETQGYLEYEPYEGATLTDRGRETAAELYERYVVLSAFFRDVLELPEPRREAMELVGSVSSVVTDRVAETLLDAEKAVADERPPSVE; this is encoded by the coding sequence ATGACCGACGCACCCCAGTACCTGCTGGTGATCTATCGCGCGATCCGGGAAGCGGGCGACGAGGAACCGATCGCGCCCGGCTACGTCGCCGAGGAGCTCGACCGGTCGCCGTCGACCGCGACGGAGACCCTGCAGCGACTCGAGACGCAGGGCTATCTCGAGTACGAACCGTACGAGGGGGCGACGCTCACCGACCGCGGGCGGGAGACGGCCGCCGAGCTCTACGAGCGCTACGTCGTCCTGTCGGCGTTCTTTCGGGACGTCCTCGAGCTCCCGGAGCCGCGGCGAGAAGCGATGGAACTCGTGGGAAGCGTCAGTTCGGTCGTCACCGACCGGGTCGCCGAAACACTGCTCGATGCGGAAAAAGCGGTGGCGGACGAACGGCCGCCGTCCGTCGAGTAG